One window of Klebsiella quasivariicola genomic DNA carries:
- a CDS encoding glycerate kinase — protein MKIVIAPDSWKESLSALEVASAIEQGFREIYPDAEYVKLPVADGGEGTVEAMVAATGGHQVPLTVTGPLGKPVEAFYGLSGDRQCAFIEMAAASGLESVPPAQRNPLLTTSWGTGELIRHALDAGVRQIIIGIGGSATNDGGAGMVQALGAKLLTADGQQIASGGGALETLARIDLSELDPRLTDCQIDVACDVTNPLTGPQGASAVFGPQKGATTQMIDRLDSGLQHYARIIARDLDIDVLGLEGGGAAGGMGAALYAFCGAQLRPGIEIVADALQLAARVADADLVITGEGRIDSQTIHGKVPVGVAKVAKRFNVPVIGIAGSLTADVGVVHQHGLDAVFSVLYTLCTLDEALANAAANLRMTARNVAAVLQIGGKR, from the coding sequence ATGAAGATAGTGATCGCACCGGATTCCTGGAAGGAGAGCCTGAGCGCGCTGGAAGTGGCCAGTGCCATAGAACAAGGCTTTCGCGAGATTTATCCTGACGCGGAATACGTCAAGCTGCCGGTTGCCGACGGTGGTGAAGGAACGGTGGAAGCCATGGTGGCGGCGACCGGCGGGCATCAGGTTCCGCTGACGGTTACCGGGCCGCTGGGTAAGCCGGTTGAGGCATTTTATGGGCTGTCCGGCGATCGCCAGTGCGCCTTTATCGAAATGGCGGCAGCCAGCGGGCTGGAGAGCGTTCCCCCGGCGCAGCGCAACCCGTTGCTGACTACTTCCTGGGGCACCGGGGAGCTGATCCGCCATGCGCTGGACGCCGGGGTAAGACAGATCATTATTGGCATCGGCGGCAGCGCCACGAATGACGGCGGCGCTGGCATGGTGCAGGCGCTGGGAGCGAAACTGTTGACCGCTGACGGGCAGCAAATCGCCTCCGGAGGCGGCGCGCTGGAGACGCTGGCGCGTATCGACCTTAGCGAACTCGATCCGCGGCTGACAGATTGCCAGATTGACGTCGCCTGCGATGTCACCAACCCGTTGACCGGCCCGCAGGGGGCCAGCGCGGTGTTCGGCCCGCAAAAAGGGGCGACGACGCAGATGATCGACCGCCTCGACAGCGGTCTACAGCATTATGCCCGGATCATCGCCCGTGATTTGGATATCGACGTGCTGGGCCTTGAGGGCGGCGGCGCGGCGGGGGGCATGGGGGCTGCGCTGTACGCCTTTTGCGGTGCTCAGCTGCGCCCGGGTATTGAGATCGTCGCCGATGCGTTGCAGCTGGCCGCGCGGGTAGCGGATGCTGATTTAGTGATCACCGGCGAAGGGCGTATCGATAGCCAGACGATCCACGGCAAGGTGCCGGTGGGGGTGGCGAAGGTGGCGAAGCGTTTTAATGTTCCGGTGATCGGGATTGCCGGCAGCCTTACCGCCGATGTTGGCGTCGTGCATCAGCACGGGCTGGATGCGGTATTTAGCGTGTTGTATACCCTTTGTACCCTCGATGAAGCGCTGGCCAATGCCGCCGCCAACCTGCGGATGACGGCACGTAACGTCGCCGCGGTTTTGCAGATAGGCGGTAAGCGGTAA
- the truC gene encoding tRNA pseudouridine(65) synthase TruC, protein MLEIIYQDDWLVAVNKPSGWLVHRSWLDRDEKVVVMQTVRDQIGQHVFTAHRLDRPTSGVLLMGLSSEAGRLLAQQFEQHQIQKRYHAIVRGWLMEEALLDYPLVEELDKIADKFARENKDPQPAVTHYRGLATVEMPVATGRYPTTRYGLVELEPKTGRKHQLRRHLAHLRHPILGDSKHGDLRQNRSAAEHFGCHRLMLHASELSLTHPFTGEPLTLRAGFDDVWMRALSQFGWRGLLPLNERVEFADDCGQDEENKVNPGR, encoded by the coding sequence ATGCTGGAGATTATCTACCAGGACGACTGGCTGGTGGCGGTCAACAAACCGTCGGGCTGGCTGGTCCATCGCAGCTGGCTCGATCGCGACGAGAAAGTGGTGGTGATGCAGACTGTGCGCGACCAGATTGGCCAGCACGTTTTTACCGCTCACCGCCTCGACCGGCCCACCTCCGGCGTGCTGCTGATGGGGCTGTCGAGCGAGGCGGGCCGCCTGCTGGCGCAGCAGTTTGAACAGCACCAGATCCAGAAGCGCTACCATGCGATCGTCCGCGGCTGGTTGATGGAAGAAGCGCTGCTGGATTACCCGCTGGTGGAAGAGCTGGATAAAATCGCCGATAAATTTGCTCGTGAGAACAAAGATCCGCAGCCGGCGGTGACCCACTACCGTGGCCTGGCGACGGTGGAGATGCCGGTGGCGACCGGGCGTTATCCCACCACGCGCTACGGGCTGGTGGAACTGGAGCCGAAAACCGGCCGCAAGCACCAGCTGCGCCGCCATCTGGCCCACCTGCGGCACCCGATCCTCGGCGACAGCAAGCACGGCGATCTGCGGCAAAACCGCAGCGCCGCGGAACATTTCGGCTGTCACCGCCTGATGCTGCACGCCAGCGAACTGTCGTTAACCCACCCTTTTACCGGCGAGCCGCTGACGTTGCGCGCCGGTTTTGACGATGTCTGGATGCGCGCGCTGTCGCAGTTTGGCTGGCGCGGGCTTCTCCCGCTAAATGAAAGGGTTGAGTTTGCCGACGACTGCGGTCAGGATGAAGAGAATAAGGTCAATCCAGGGAGATAA
- a CDS encoding flavodoxin produces MAEVGIFVGTMYGNSLLVAEEAETILSGLGHKATVFEDPEVKDWESYTGKYVLVVTSTTGQGDLPDSIVPLYEGIKDMYQPHLRYGIIALGDSTYANFCGGGLKFDQLLQEQGAKRIGEMLQIDASEDPEPEGVSNPWVEQWATLLE; encoded by the coding sequence ATGGCGGAAGTCGGAATTTTTGTCGGCACCATGTATGGCAACTCGCTGCTGGTCGCGGAAGAAGCAGAAACCATTCTGAGCGGGCTGGGGCATAAAGCGACAGTATTTGAAGACCCGGAAGTGAAAGACTGGGAATCTTATACGGGGAAATATGTGCTGGTGGTCACCTCCACGACCGGGCAGGGCGACCTGCCGGACAGCATCGTTCCCCTGTATGAGGGGATCAAAGATATGTATCAACCCCATCTGCGCTACGGCATTATCGCGCTGGGCGACAGCACCTATGCTAACTTTTGCGGCGGTGGCCTGAAGTTCGATCAACTGCTGCAGGAGCAGGGCGCGAAACGCATCGGCGAGATGCTGCAGATTGACGCCAGCGAAGATCCGGAGCCGGAAGGCGTTTCCAATCCATGGGTTGAGCAGTGGGCCACCCTGCTTGAATAA
- a CDS encoding MFS transporter, producing MSSLSQAATAAEKRTNARYWIVVMLFIVTSFNYGDRATLSIAGSEMAKDIGLDPVGMGYVFSAFSWAYVIGQIPGGWLLDRFGSKRVYFWSIFIWSVFTLLQGFVDIFSGFGIIVALFTLRFLVGLAESPSFPGNSRIVAAWFPAQERGTAVSIFNSAQYFATVIFAPIMGWLTHEVGWSHVFFFMGGLGIVISLVWLKVIHDPNNHPGVNKKELEYIAQGGALINMDQKGSAQKVPFSVKMGQIKQLIGSRMMVGIYIGQYCINALTYFFITWFPVYLVQARGMSILKAGFVASIPAVCGFVGGVLGGVISDWLMRRTGSLNIARKTPIVLGMLLSMTMLMCNYVNVEWMIIGFMAMAFFGKGIGALGWAVMADTAPKEISGLSGGLFNMFGNISGIVTPIAIGYIVGTTGSFNGALIYVGIHALVAVLSYLVLVGDIKRIELKPVAER from the coding sequence ATGAGTTCATTAAGTCAGGCGGCGACGGCGGCTGAAAAGCGCACCAACGCCCGCTACTGGATAGTGGTGATGCTGTTTATCGTCACCTCTTTTAACTATGGCGACCGGGCGACGCTGTCGATCGCCGGTTCGGAAATGGCCAAAGATATTGGCCTCGATCCTGTTGGCATGGGTTATGTGTTCTCTGCCTTCTCATGGGCTTATGTCATCGGCCAGATCCCGGGCGGGTGGTTGCTTGACCGCTTCGGCTCCAAGCGCGTCTATTTCTGGTCGATCTTCATCTGGTCGGTGTTTACTCTGCTGCAGGGCTTCGTCGACATCTTTAGCGGCTTTGGCATTATCGTTGCGCTGTTTACCCTGCGCTTCCTCGTCGGCCTTGCCGAATCGCCGTCATTCCCCGGCAACAGTCGGATCGTCGCCGCCTGGTTCCCGGCACAGGAGAGGGGAACGGCGGTATCGATTTTTAACTCCGCTCAGTACTTTGCCACCGTTATCTTCGCCCCGATCATGGGCTGGCTGACGCATGAGGTGGGCTGGTCACACGTCTTCTTCTTTATGGGCGGGCTGGGGATTGTGATTAGCCTGGTGTGGTTGAAGGTGATCCACGATCCGAACAACCATCCGGGCGTGAACAAGAAGGAGCTGGAATATATTGCCCAGGGCGGGGCGCTGATCAACATGGATCAAAAAGGTAGCGCGCAGAAAGTACCGTTCAGCGTCAAAATGGGTCAGATCAAGCAACTGATCGGATCGCGGATGATGGTTGGGATCTATATCGGTCAGTACTGTATCAACGCCTTAACCTACTTCTTTATCACCTGGTTCCCGGTTTACCTGGTGCAGGCGCGCGGCATGTCGATCCTCAAAGCGGGCTTTGTCGCATCCATTCCGGCAGTGTGCGGTTTTGTCGGCGGGGTGTTGGGGGGGGTCATTTCCGACTGGTTAATGCGCCGTACCGGCTCGCTGAATATTGCGCGCAAAACGCCGATCGTGCTGGGCATGCTGTTGTCCATGACCATGCTGATGTGTAATTACGTGAATGTGGAATGGATGATCATCGGCTTTATGGCGATGGCCTTCTTTGGTAAAGGCATCGGCGCGCTCGGCTGGGCGGTGATGGCGGATACCGCGCCGAAAGAGATTAGCGGCCTGTCCGGCGGTCTGTTCAACATGTTTGGCAATATCTCCGGTATCGTCACCCCGATCGCCATCGGCTATATCGTTGGCACCACCGGCTCGTTCAACGGCGCGCTGATTTACGTCGGCATTCATGCCCTGGTGGCAGTACTGAGCTACCTGGTGCTGGTGGGCGATATCAAGCGTATCGAACTGAAACCTGTAGCGGAACGTTAA
- a CDS encoding enolase C-terminal domain-like protein: MTTQSSPIITEMKVIPVAGQDSMLLNIGGAHNAWFTRNIVVLTDNAGHTGVGEAPGGEVIYQTLLAAIPQVVGQEVARLNRVVQQVHKGNQAADFDTFGKGAWTFELKVNAVAALEAALLDLLGQVLKVPVCELLGPGKQRDAVTVLGYLFYIGDRQKTDLGYLDHTPGDHEWYRLRHQQALSSEAVVRLAEAAQDRYGFKDFKLKGGVLPGEQEIDTARALKKRFPDARITVDPNGAWLLDEAIALCKGLQDVLTYAEDPCGAEQGFSGREVMAEFRRATGLPVATNMIATNWREMGHAVMLNAVDIPLADPHFWTLSGAVRVAQLCDDWGLTWGCHSNNHFDISLAMFTHVGAAAPGNPTAIDTHWIWQEGDARLTKNPLQIVNGNIAVPDAPGLGVELDWEQVRKAHEAYKALPGGARNDAGPMQYLIPGWTFDRKRPVFGRH, from the coding sequence ATGACTACCCAATCCAGCCCGATTATTACTGAGATGAAGGTCATTCCGGTGGCCGGCCAGGACAGTATGCTGCTGAACATCGGTGGGGCCCATAACGCCTGGTTTACCCGCAATATCGTGGTATTGACCGATAACGCCGGTCACACCGGCGTTGGCGAAGCCCCCGGCGGAGAGGTTATTTACCAGACGCTGCTGGCGGCGATCCCGCAGGTGGTGGGGCAGGAAGTTGCCCGACTCAATCGCGTGGTGCAGCAGGTGCACAAAGGCAATCAGGCGGCGGATTTCGACACCTTTGGCAAAGGGGCGTGGACCTTCGAACTGAAGGTTAACGCCGTGGCGGCGCTGGAAGCGGCGCTGCTCGACCTGCTCGGCCAGGTGCTGAAGGTGCCGGTCTGCGAGCTGCTGGGGCCGGGTAAGCAGCGTGATGCCGTCACCGTGCTGGGCTATCTGTTCTATATTGGCGATCGACAGAAAACCGACCTTGGCTATCTGGACCACACGCCGGGCGATCATGAATGGTACCGCCTGCGCCATCAGCAGGCGCTGAGCAGCGAGGCGGTGGTGCGTCTGGCGGAAGCCGCGCAGGATCGCTATGGCTTCAAAGATTTTAAGCTCAAGGGCGGCGTGCTGCCCGGCGAGCAGGAGATCGATACCGCCCGGGCGCTGAAAAAGCGCTTTCCGGACGCGCGTATCACCGTCGACCCTAACGGCGCCTGGTTGCTGGATGAGGCCATCGCGCTGTGCAAAGGGTTGCAGGATGTTTTGACTTACGCCGAAGATCCGTGCGGCGCCGAGCAGGGATTTTCCGGTCGGGAAGTGATGGCCGAGTTCCGCCGCGCCACCGGGCTGCCGGTCGCCACCAATATGATCGCCACCAACTGGCGCGAAATGGGCCATGCGGTGATGCTCAACGCCGTCGATATCCCGCTGGCGGACCCGCACTTCTGGACGCTCTCCGGGGCGGTACGGGTCGCGCAGCTGTGCGATGACTGGGGGCTGACCTGGGGCTGCCATTCCAACAACCACTTTGATATTTCCCTGGCGATGTTTACCCATGTCGGCGCTGCCGCGCCGGGTAACCCCACCGCCATTGATACCCACTGGATCTGGCAGGAGGGCGACGCGCGCCTGACCAAAAATCCGCTGCAGATTGTGAACGGTAATATCGCCGTACCCGACGCGCCGGGACTCGGCGTGGAACTTGACTGGGAGCAGGTGCGTAAAGCCCATGAGGCCTATAAAGCGCTGCCGGGCGGCGCGCGCAACGACGCGGGCCCGATGCAGTACCTGATCCCCGGCTGGACTTTCGACCGCAAACGTCCCGTTTTCGGCCGTCACTAA
- a CDS encoding YqcC family protein has protein sequence MTLHDSVRDRLRAIEALLRETEHWQETAPDNSAFASDKPFCLDTLEPLEWLQWVLIPRMHQLLESGQPLPQNFAVAPYYEMALDQAHPVRESMLAELLLLDALFAGEQA, from the coding sequence ATGACTCTTCACGATAGCGTGCGCGATCGTCTGCGCGCCATTGAAGCCCTGCTGCGCGAAACAGAGCACTGGCAGGAGACGGCGCCGGACAACAGCGCCTTCGCCAGCGATAAGCCGTTTTGCCTGGATACCCTGGAGCCGCTGGAGTGGCTGCAGTGGGTCCTGATCCCGCGTATGCACCAGCTGCTGGAGAGCGGTCAGCCATTGCCGCAAAATTTTGCCGTTGCGCCTTATTACGAGATGGCGCTGGATCAGGCGCACCCGGTTCGCGAATCCATGCTGGCAGAACTTCTGCTGTTAGATGCGCTGTTTGCCGGTGAGCAGGCCTGA
- the gudD gene encoding glucarate dehydratase, translated as MTTFTSTPVVTAMQVIPVAGHDSMLMNLSGAHAPYFTRNIVIIKDNAGHTGVGEIPGGEKIRQTLEDAIPLVVGKTLGEYKNVLGAVRNQFADRDAGGRGLQTFDLRTTIHVVTGIEAALLDLLGQHLGVNVASLLGDGQQRSEVEMLGYLFFIGNRHATPLAYQSQPDEQCEWYRLRHEEAMTPDAVVRLAEAAYEKYGFNDFKLKGGVLAGFEEAEAISALAKRFPNARVTLDPNGAWLLEEAIQIGKQLKGVLAYAEDPCGAEQGFSGREVMAEFRRATGLPTATNMIATDWRQMGHTLSLQSVDIPLADPHFWTMQGSVRVAQMCHEFGLTWGSHSNNHFDVSLAMFTHVAAAAPGKITAIDTHWIWQEGNQRLTKQPFEIKGGMVQVPSTPGLGVELDMDRVMQANELYKKHGLGARDDAMAMQYLIPGWTFDNKRPCMVR; from the coding sequence ATGACGACTTTTACTTCAACGCCTGTTGTCACCGCTATGCAGGTGATCCCGGTTGCCGGCCATGACAGCATGCTGATGAACCTGAGCGGGGCGCACGCGCCGTACTTCACCCGCAATATCGTAATTATCAAAGATAACGCCGGCCATACCGGCGTCGGTGAAATTCCGGGAGGCGAAAAAATTCGCCAGACGCTGGAAGACGCGATTCCGCTGGTGGTGGGTAAAACGCTGGGTGAGTATAAAAACGTGCTCGGCGCGGTACGCAACCAGTTTGCCGACCGCGACGCCGGCGGCCGCGGCCTGCAGACCTTTGACCTGCGTACCACCATTCACGTGGTAACCGGGATTGAAGCCGCGCTGCTGGACCTGCTGGGCCAGCACCTTGGCGTCAATGTCGCCTCGCTGCTCGGTGATGGCCAGCAGCGCAGCGAAGTCGAAATGCTGGGCTATCTGTTCTTTATCGGTAATCGCCACGCGACGCCACTGGCCTACCAGAGCCAGCCGGACGAGCAGTGTGAGTGGTATCGCCTGCGCCATGAAGAGGCGATGACGCCGGATGCGGTGGTCCGCCTCGCGGAAGCGGCGTATGAAAAATACGGCTTCAATGACTTTAAGCTGAAGGGCGGCGTGCTGGCGGGTTTTGAAGAAGCAGAGGCGATCAGCGCCCTGGCGAAGCGCTTCCCGAATGCCCGCGTGACCCTCGACCCGAACGGCGCCTGGTTGCTGGAGGAAGCCATTCAGATTGGTAAACAGCTCAAAGGCGTGCTGGCCTATGCGGAGGATCCGTGCGGCGCTGAACAGGGGTTCTCCGGGCGTGAAGTGATGGCTGAGTTCCGTCGCGCGACAGGCCTGCCGACCGCGACCAATATGATCGCCACCGACTGGCGGCAGATGGGTCATACCTTATCCCTGCAGTCGGTGGATATCCCGCTGGCGGACCCGCATTTCTGGACCATGCAGGGGTCGGTGCGTGTGGCGCAGATGTGCCATGAGTTCGGCCTGACCTGGGGCTCACACTCCAATAACCACTTCGACGTGTCGCTGGCAATGTTCACCCACGTCGCGGCAGCGGCGCCGGGCAAGATCACCGCTATCGATACCCACTGGATCTGGCAGGAGGGTAACCAGCGTCTGACCAAACAGCCTTTTGAAATCAAAGGCGGTATGGTGCAGGTTCCGAGCACGCCGGGCCTGGGGGTTGAGCTGGATATGGACCGCGTAATGCAGGCAAATGAGCTATATAAGAAACATGGTCTTGGCGCCCGCGACGATGCGATGGCGATGCAGTACCTGATCCCGGGCTGGACCTTTGACAACAAGCGTCCCTGCATGGTGCGCTAA
- the syd gene encoding SecY-interacting protein, giving the protein MDHQTAEALRAFTQRYCAAWQQQRNSLPRSEELYGIPSPCVVDTEAEAVFWQPQPFTLAQNISAVERALDIVVQQPLHSYYTTQFAGDMTGRFAGETLTLLQTWSEEDFQRVQENLIGHLVVQKRLKLAPTLFIATLESELDVISVCNLSGEVIKETLGTAKRITLSPSLASFLNQLEPVL; this is encoded by the coding sequence GTGGACCATCAGACCGCAGAAGCGCTACGCGCTTTTACCCAACGTTATTGCGCCGCCTGGCAACAGCAGCGTAACAGTCTGCCGCGCAGCGAAGAGCTTTACGGCATCCCGTCGCCTTGCGTCGTCGATACCGAGGCTGAGGCTGTTTTCTGGCAGCCGCAGCCGTTTACGCTGGCGCAAAATATCAGCGCAGTTGAACGCGCCCTGGATATTGTGGTACAACAGCCGCTTCATTCTTATTATACCACTCAGTTTGCCGGCGATATGACCGGCCGGTTTGCCGGCGAAACGCTGACGCTGTTGCAGACCTGGAGTGAAGAGGATTTCCAGCGGGTGCAGGAAAACTTAATCGGGCACCTGGTGGTACAGAAGCGGCTGAAGCTGGCGCCGACGCTGTTTATCGCGACCCTCGAGAGTGAACTGGATGTGATTTCCGTCTGTAATCTCAGCGGCGAGGTGATCAAAGAGACCCTCGGCACCGCCAAACGCATTACCCTTTCTCCCTCGCTTGCGAGTTTCCTCAACCAGCTTGAGCCGGTTCTGTAA